One Spartinivicinus poritis genomic region harbors:
- a CDS encoding polysaccharide deacetylase family protein encodes MNKLDYLQALKRMGAFQLTKPFAKNKLLILCYHAFELKDECQFRPSLFQKQATFRKRLEMLLSTGYRVLSLDDAISQLKANQLRGLNAVITIDDGFQSVYQLAYPVLKFFKLPATVYITSYFQTKQTPVFQLAVQYMFWRSKHSTLDLSIIQSLVGDNTISFSNNRYELMQQLIKLGNEAEHNEFREALAEAIGHMLGEDYQRIRDEKLFTLMTDDQLSDPLDGLIDIQLHTHRHQLPLSEEGTIREINENRQALTRIKSGHLNHFCYPSGEWDLQHWSWLQQAGITSATTCQSGFVNSRSQLLALDRILDGENLAEIQFEAELHGVGELARKIKKLANYTQNIKYLMHGRRPIGSEAISNR; translated from the coding sequence ATGAATAAGTTAGATTATTTACAAGCATTAAAGCGAATGGGGGCATTTCAGCTAACTAAACCATTTGCTAAAAATAAGCTATTAATTTTATGCTACCATGCTTTTGAATTAAAGGATGAATGCCAGTTTCGTCCATCACTCTTTCAAAAACAAGCTACTTTTCGTAAACGCTTGGAGATGCTGCTATCAACAGGTTATCGCGTATTATCACTTGATGATGCCATTAGCCAGCTAAAAGCTAATCAACTTAGAGGCTTAAATGCAGTTATTACCATTGATGATGGTTTTCAAAGCGTCTACCAGCTTGCTTATCCAGTGCTAAAATTCTTTAAATTACCTGCTACTGTTTATATCACCAGTTACTTCCAAACAAAACAAACCCCAGTATTTCAACTAGCAGTACAATATATGTTTTGGCGAAGCAAACATTCGACACTTGATTTAAGCATCATTCAAAGCCTAGTAGGTGATAACACCATTAGTTTTAGCAATAACCGTTATGAATTAATGCAACAACTCATTAAGCTAGGTAATGAAGCTGAGCATAATGAATTTAGAGAAGCATTAGCAGAAGCTATTGGTCATATGCTTGGAGAAGATTATCAACGAATTAGAGACGAAAAGTTATTTACATTAATGACAGACGATCAGCTCTCTGACCCTCTTGATGGCTTAATTGATATACAGCTGCATACCCATCGTCACCAACTCCCACTTTCAGAGGAAGGAACCATAAGAGAAATAAACGAAAACAGACAAGCATTAACTCGAATTAAGTCAGGGCATCTCAATCATTTTTGTTACCCAAGCGGTGAGTGGGATCTGCAACATTGGTCTTGGTTACAACAAGCAGGTATTACCAGTGCTACAACTTGTCAATCTGGGTTTGTGAATAGTCGCAGCCAACTATTGGCACTTGACCGAATTTTAGATGGCGAAAATTTAGCAGAAATTCAGTTTGAAGCTGAATTACATGGCGTTGGTGAACTGGCCAGAAAAATAAAAAAACTGGCTAATTATACCCAAAACATTAAATATTTAATGCATGGCCGTCGCCCAATCGGTAGTGAAGCAATCAGCAACAGATGA
- a CDS encoding tetratricopeptide repeat protein: MQAKWLVFTALFLTNSWAGEFECGSLTNQYGPYDYTNPEHFKYRLPIVEQFHFNRDVESLNKGMTGHVLGDITYTLRAFPNHHRALFAVVRYYTRPDTEYSKNHMSAECFFDRALRFKPSDAVVHMLYGIYLHKKQKHDEALKKYQRGLQLSPNFAELHYNLGLLYIDMKKLQEAKNHAQKAYQQGYPLAGLKQKLSDAGVW; encoded by the coding sequence ATGCAAGCTAAATGGTTAGTATTTACAGCACTCTTTTTAACTAACAGCTGGGCAGGTGAATTTGAATGCGGCAGTTTAACAAACCAATATGGCCCATATGACTACACCAACCCAGAGCATTTTAAATACAGACTACCTATTGTCGAACAGTTTCACTTTAACCGAGATGTCGAATCTTTAAACAAAGGTATGACTGGTCACGTATTGGGTGATATTACTTATACTTTACGCGCATTTCCTAACCACCATCGAGCCCTATTTGCCGTTGTCAGGTATTACACTCGACCTGATACTGAATACAGTAAGAACCATATGTCAGCCGAGTGCTTTTTTGACCGAGCTTTACGGTTCAAGCCAAGTGATGCTGTAGTTCACATGTTGTATGGTATTTACTTACATAAAAAGCAAAAACATGATGAAGCACTAAAAAAATACCAAAGAGGCCTACAACTCTCTCCTAATTTTGCTGAGCTTCATTATAATCTGGGCTTGCTTTACATTGACATGAAGAAACTGCAAGAAGCCAAAAACCATGCTCAAAAAGCTTACCAGCAAGGATACCCACTTGCTGGGCTTAAGCAAAAATTGAGTGATGCCGGCGTCTGGTAA
- a CDS encoding glycosyltransferase family 4 protein, translating to MFTALYPNALQHRHGVFIENRTRQYVANTGNQATVVAPVPWFPLSHSCFGQYAVYNKIPTEENRHGIQVYHPRYVNIPKIGMNIQPKLMFEAAKRFIKQLINHGLEFDVIDGHYFYPDGVVAAWLGQYFNKPVVISARGQDISFIPQYEKPRKLIQQAAKQASHLIAVCDALKQQMLSLAIDTPIDVLLNGVDLQLFQQLENRQQLRQQLGLNRFTLLSVGNMIELKGHHLVIEALTKLPDVELVLIGEGPEKAKYQKLADTLGVSERITFLGNIQQKQLVDYYNAADVLTLISRREGCPNVLLESMACGNPVIANNVGGVSELVTSPVAGTLLAERSITAIVKAVNDQQLSPAPRASVRAYAEQFSWPQVSAAQQAIFEQVVNAFDNSQTCSVS from the coding sequence GTGTTTACTGCCCTGTATCCTAATGCTTTGCAGCATCGCCATGGGGTTTTTATTGAAAACCGTACTCGACAATATGTCGCTAACACAGGTAATCAAGCAACTGTAGTGGCTCCTGTGCCTTGGTTTCCTCTTTCCCATTCGTGTTTTGGCCAATACGCTGTCTACAATAAGATACCTACTGAAGAAAACCGCCATGGAATTCAGGTTTATCATCCTCGGTATGTCAATATTCCGAAAATAGGCATGAATATTCAGCCTAAACTGATGTTTGAAGCTGCTAAGCGATTTATAAAACAGTTAATAAACCATGGTTTGGAGTTTGATGTCATTGATGGCCATTACTTTTATCCTGATGGTGTGGTGGCTGCTTGGTTAGGACAATATTTTAATAAACCAGTTGTTATTTCAGCTCGAGGCCAAGATATTAGTTTTATACCTCAATATGAAAAGCCACGGAAGTTAATACAGCAGGCAGCGAAACAAGCGAGCCATTTAATTGCTGTATGTGATGCATTAAAACAACAAATGTTATCACTGGCTATTGATACCCCAATTGATGTGTTGTTGAATGGGGTTGATTTGCAGTTGTTTCAGCAACTTGAAAACCGTCAGCAACTTCGCCAACAGTTAGGGCTAAATCGATTTACGTTGCTATCTGTGGGGAATATGATTGAGTTAAAGGGGCATCATTTAGTAATAGAAGCACTAACAAAGCTGCCTGACGTGGAACTAGTGTTGATTGGCGAAGGGCCTGAAAAAGCAAAATACCAGAAGCTTGCTGATACACTAGGAGTCTCTGAACGGATAACGTTTTTGGGGAATATACAGCAAAAGCAGCTGGTAGATTACTATAATGCAGCTGATGTATTAACCTTAATATCCCGAAGAGAAGGGTGTCCTAACGTACTATTGGAATCGATGGCCTGTGGTAACCCTGTTATTGCCAATAATGTGGGAGGGGTGAGTGAGTTAGTCACAAGTCCGGTAGCCGGAACGTTATTGGCAGAGCGTTCTATTACCGCTATTGTTAAAGCTGTAAACGACCAGCAATTGTCTCCAGCACCAAGAGCGTCAGTGAGAGCTTATGCAGAGCAGTTTAGCTGGCCACAAGTGAGTGCAGCACAACAGGCGATTTTTGAGCAGGTTGTTAATGCGTTTGATAATAGCCAGACTTGTTCAGTTAGCTAA
- a CDS encoding putative O-glycosylation ligase, exosortase A system-associated, with protein sequence MRDLLVSAIIFAAIPYILMNPHVGIYFSAWIGYMNPHRLGWGFAYNFPFAFVVAIVTILAFLFSKENKKLPLTSVTVVLILFIFWMGVSTALSIYPDLAWKSYTDVLKIQFLICLSMILIQSKKRIQTLVWIIAFSIGFFGIKGGLFSILSGMQYRVWGPPGSVITGNNELGIALLMVIPLFVYLFSTSSNKWVKQLLLGSILLCIVSVISTFSRGAFLASLCMFAFLWTKSKYKLPIAMAGLLGLFVLVPLVPDHWVERMGSIPFVGQYITQSEETTEIDESGKGRLSAWTMAYNIAKARVTGGGFNCWTPENFLLYSDPTRVFDAHSIYFEVLGEQGFPGLFLFLLLYLLAWRTGSWIIRHTNDQTNMLWANQLAKMIQVSFVAYATGGAFLGLGYFDLPYHLVCLLVVTQLWVKKELAKPVEVNQASIAKFSTEPPISTQKWPWEK encoded by the coding sequence ATGCGTGACTTATTGGTTTCAGCTATTATATTTGCTGCCATTCCTTATATTCTCATGAACCCACATGTGGGCATTTATTTTTCAGCGTGGATTGGTTACATGAATCCACACCGATTAGGGTGGGGGTTTGCTTATAATTTTCCATTTGCATTTGTTGTTGCTATTGTTACCATCCTTGCCTTTTTATTTTCTAAAGAGAATAAAAAGTTACCATTAACTTCAGTGACAGTAGTATTAATTCTATTCATTTTTTGGATGGGAGTCAGTACGGCGCTGTCTATTTACCCTGATTTGGCATGGAAAAGTTATACTGATGTACTAAAAATTCAATTCCTGATTTGTCTTTCCATGATTCTGATTCAGAGCAAAAAGAGAATTCAGACTCTGGTATGGATTATTGCGTTTTCTATTGGTTTTTTTGGTATTAAAGGTGGCCTTTTTTCAATACTCTCGGGTATGCAATATCGTGTGTGGGGCCCCCCTGGGTCTGTAATTACAGGTAATAATGAACTAGGTATTGCACTGTTAATGGTAATCCCATTATTTGTGTATCTTTTTTCGACCAGCAGTAATAAATGGGTAAAACAGTTGCTGCTGGGATCTATTCTACTTTGTATCGTATCAGTGATCAGTACTTTCTCCAGAGGTGCTTTTCTAGCCTCTCTATGTATGTTTGCATTCTTATGGACAAAAAGTAAATATAAGTTGCCAATCGCTATGGCTGGTTTGCTTGGATTATTCGTATTGGTGCCTCTGGTTCCAGATCACTGGGTTGAGCGGATGGGTTCAATTCCTTTTGTAGGACAATATATTACCCAGTCAGAAGAAACGACGGAGATAGATGAGTCTGGCAAAGGGCGGCTCAGTGCTTGGACTATGGCCTATAATATTGCTAAAGCAAGGGTGACTGGAGGAGGGTTTAATTGCTGGACACCAGAAAACTTCTTACTTTATTCAGACCCTACACGGGTATTTGATGCCCATAGTATTTATTTTGAAGTGTTGGGAGAGCAAGGATTTCCAGGGTTATTTTTGTTCTTATTGTTGTATTTGCTTGCCTGGCGAACAGGAAGTTGGATCATTCGTCACACAAATGATCAAACCAACATGCTATGGGCGAATCAGTTGGCTAAAATGATTCAAGTGAGCTTTGTGGCTTATGCAACGGGTGGTGCATTTTTAGGTTTAGGCTATTTTGACTTACCCTACCATTTGGTTTGTTTGTTGGTTGTAACGCAACTGTGGGTGAAGAAAGAGTTGGCTAAGCCAGTTGAGGTGAACCAGGCATCAATAGCAAAGTTTTCCACGGAACCACCAATATCAACGCAAAAATGGCCTTGGGAAAAGTAG
- a CDS encoding asparagine synthetase B family protein — translation MIPFGGWLTPHPLNEGSAVETLKAILPCPKHHALETFVNTNLALINTADNTSHVAQQDSITVLINGCPQWVEAPYNHISNKQNPAIAAITAYQAIGLNCLSKLHGQFSLFLYDHQQDTFILATDRMATQPVYYQLHNNQLFFGSFASVIKNHPDSHTALCNQAIYNYLYFHMIPSPGTIYDSLYKLEPAQYICYQSGQFNKGYYWSPLFTDKNQLTDSELAGLILSTLKSAVSRASQQGTVGSFLSGGLDSSTVSGLLSELSSQPAKTFSIGFPVEKYNEIEYARLAAKHFNTEQHEYFIQPEDILSHYQQVITGFDEPFGNSSALPAYFCAKLAKQHGVDIMLAGDGGDELFAGNTRYQKQIIFELYQHIPGLLRQRALEPVVRQPWFSRLPLGGKAHSYIDQANIPLPDRLETYNFLHRHSPTEIFSSTFLQDIDIQLPLREIQQTYQQPDQADYISRMLFLDWKRTLADNDLPKVNRMCYLAGIDVRYPMLDDELVDLSCTIPSNLKVNLTQLRGIYKQAVKGFLPDAIINKSKHGFGLPFGVWTKDHQPLQSMAYEAIDYLADQPYFNPDFLVNAKAMHQQGHSAYYGELIWLLMTLGSWLKTHID, via the coding sequence ATGATTCCATTTGGTGGTTGGCTAACCCCTCATCCACTTAATGAAGGTAGTGCTGTCGAAACACTAAAGGCTATACTACCTTGTCCCAAACACCACGCTCTAGAGACGTTTGTTAACACCAATCTTGCTCTCATTAACACAGCTGATAATACCAGTCACGTAGCTCAACAAGATAGCATTACAGTATTGATTAATGGCTGCCCCCAGTGGGTAGAAGCCCCCTACAATCACATCAGCAACAAGCAAAACCCAGCTATTGCTGCCATCACAGCTTATCAGGCCATTGGTTTAAATTGCTTAAGTAAACTACATGGCCAGTTCAGTCTATTTTTATACGATCACCAACAAGATACTTTTATCTTAGCTACAGACCGAATGGCGACTCAGCCTGTTTATTATCAGTTACACAACAATCAACTTTTTTTTGGTAGTTTTGCTTCAGTTATAAAAAACCACCCAGATAGCCATACAGCACTGTGTAACCAGGCAATCTACAACTACCTTTATTTCCATATGATTCCCAGCCCTGGCACCATTTACGACAGTTTATATAAACTAGAGCCAGCACAGTATATTTGCTATCAATCAGGGCAGTTCAATAAAGGTTATTACTGGTCTCCTCTGTTTACTGACAAAAATCAATTAACTGATAGCGAACTTGCAGGACTTATTCTTAGTACCCTGAAAAGCGCTGTTTCCCGTGCAAGCCAACAAGGCACCGTCGGCAGTTTTCTAAGCGGGGGGTTGGATAGCTCAACAGTATCAGGCTTACTGAGTGAGTTAAGCAGCCAACCTGCAAAAACCTTTTCCATCGGCTTTCCTGTCGAAAAATATAACGAAATTGAATACGCCCGTCTTGCAGCAAAGCACTTTAACACGGAGCAACACGAATACTTTATTCAACCAGAAGATATTCTTAGTCATTACCAGCAGGTGATCACTGGCTTTGATGAACCATTTGGTAACTCTTCTGCTTTGCCTGCTTATTTTTGCGCCAAACTGGCTAAACAACATGGAGTTGATATAATGCTGGCAGGTGATGGCGGTGACGAACTTTTTGCCGGTAATACTCGCTACCAAAAACAAATCATTTTTGAGCTATACCAGCATATTCCAGGCTTACTGCGTCAGCGTGCATTAGAACCTGTGGTTCGTCAGCCTTGGTTTAGTAGATTGCCGCTAGGAGGCAAAGCACACAGCTATATTGATCAGGCTAATATTCCATTACCTGATCGCCTGGAAACATACAACTTCCTACACCGCCATAGCCCAACAGAAATATTTAGCTCAACATTCTTACAAGACATTGATATTCAACTGCCTTTACGTGAGATCCAACAGACCTACCAGCAACCAGATCAAGCTGACTACATCAGTCGAATGTTGTTTTTAGACTGGAAACGCACCCTGGCTGATAATGATTTACCTAAAGTCAATCGTATGTGTTATTTGGCAGGTATCGACGTACGCTACCCCATGCTAGATGACGAACTGGTTGATCTGTCGTGTACTATTCCCTCAAACCTTAAAGTGAACTTAACTCAACTACGAGGTATTTATAAACAGGCGGTTAAAGGCTTTTTACCCGATGCGATTATCAATAAATCTAAACATGGCTTTGGCTTACCTTTTGGAGTGTGGACCAAAGATCATCAGCCCTTACAATCAATGGCTTATGAAGCTATCGACTACCTGGCAGATCAGCCCTATTTTAACCCTGACTTTTTAGTTAACGCTAAAGCCATGCATCAACAAGGTCATAGTGCTTATTATGGTGAACTGATTTGGTTGTTAATGACTTTAGGTAGCTGGTTAAAAACCCATATAGATTAA
- a CDS encoding GNAT family N-acetyltransferase has product MDTSLVTGLAAEQLLTNQQFINQWQQLYNQSSIAYSFQSQPYVNSWWQAYHHNYDLAFSLGYDNNQLVACLPLCIRGNQITAAGNHQAEYQAWLTTPEKQYDFFSALVTDIQQVFPDSQLSLKHLPKSILTHTLEKDTGLTEHLIINNYQRPLMKLNANDIKQALAKESNKNNTNHLKNLGELKFAHVTEPQAKISLFKQLVPLYDFHQGAINNFLPFSQDTAKFQFFTTLCQTLTNQLHLTGLWLNEQLVSAQLGFISKNTLHLGILCFAPQYTQYSPSELHLLWLAEHLLEEGYEYLDLTPGNDPWKKQFTNEYDNMVELVYFSNIKHKQRYEKVQHTANTIKRSSTQIGFTSKRYHSILSLPHKLTSTKALKAIVEQYYCDVELRVYQFKNESNTNTKNPDVNPDNNNTTVTFNTFSLHNLTKFSPEFDWQSRQQFLTECSQRLEEGEIPYSYVNSYKLMACAWLTPNTSQAYFNEVKQKITFPANSAIIHSFYTPPTVQDQTLYHHCIQQQINDAFSIYKAKQLFTVVRADNLSLQQLIEKNNFEYIGSLHYKHHFNNETKSQQLPDYLTAASNE; this is encoded by the coding sequence ATGGATACATCGCTCGTTACTGGCCTTGCTGCAGAGCAACTACTGACAAACCAACAATTTATTAACCAGTGGCAACAATTATATAATCAATCTTCTATAGCCTATTCTTTTCAGTCTCAGCCTTATGTGAACAGTTGGTGGCAAGCTTATCACCATAATTATGACTTAGCCTTTTCATTAGGGTATGATAACAATCAGCTGGTAGCTTGTTTACCACTCTGTATTAGGGGCAACCAGATTACAGCGGCAGGTAATCACCAAGCAGAATATCAAGCCTGGCTAACAACACCAGAAAAACAGTATGATTTTTTCTCTGCCCTGGTTACTGACATACAACAAGTATTCCCTGACAGCCAGTTAAGCTTAAAGCATCTCCCAAAATCAATACTTACTCATACACTAGAAAAAGATACTGGCCTTACTGAACATCTAATAATCAATAATTACCAGCGCCCTCTCATGAAGCTAAATGCCAATGATATTAAGCAAGCATTAGCAAAAGAAAGTAATAAAAATAACACCAATCATTTAAAAAACTTAGGTGAACTTAAATTTGCTCATGTAACTGAGCCTCAAGCCAAAATAAGCTTGTTTAAACAGTTGGTTCCTCTTTACGACTTTCATCAAGGAGCAATAAATAACTTTCTTCCTTTTAGCCAGGACACAGCTAAATTTCAATTTTTCACAACACTTTGCCAAACACTAACCAATCAGCTCCATTTAACCGGATTATGGCTGAATGAACAGTTAGTCTCAGCTCAGCTTGGCTTTATCAGTAAAAATACGCTTCATTTAGGCATATTATGCTTTGCTCCTCAATACACACAGTACTCACCCAGTGAACTTCACCTGTTATGGCTAGCAGAGCATTTACTAGAAGAAGGTTATGAATACCTGGATTTAACCCCCGGTAACGACCCATGGAAAAAGCAGTTTACTAATGAATACGACAACATGGTAGAGCTTGTTTATTTTAGTAACATTAAACACAAGCAAAGATATGAAAAAGTGCAACATACAGCCAATACTATTAAACGTTCAAGCACACAAATTGGATTCACTTCTAAACGTTATCACAGCATCCTATCACTACCTCATAAGCTCACCTCAACTAAAGCATTAAAGGCAATAGTCGAGCAATATTATTGCGACGTCGAACTAAGAGTTTATCAATTCAAAAATGAGTCAAATACTAACACTAAAAATCCAGATGTAAACCCTGATAACAATAATACGACAGTTACTTTTAATACATTTAGCTTACATAACTTAACCAAGTTCAGCCCGGAGTTTGACTGGCAAAGTCGACAACAGTTTTTAACTGAATGTAGCCAAAGGCTAGAGGAAGGGGAAATCCCTTATAGCTATGTCAATAGCTATAAATTAATGGCATGCGCATGGCTAACACCCAATACCAGCCAAGCTTACTTTAATGAAGTAAAACAAAAAATAACTTTCCCTGCCAATAGCGCTATAATACATAGTTTTTACACTCCCCCTACAGTTCAAGATCAAACGTTATACCACCACTGCATCCAACAGCAGATTAATGATGCTTTTTCCATATATAAAGCCAAACAGTTATTTACTGTCGTAAGAGCAGATAACCTCTCTCTTCAGCAGTTAATTGAAAAAAACAACTTTGAGTATATTGGTTCCTTGCATTACAAGCATCATTTTAATAACGAAACAAAATCTCAACAGTTACCCGATTATTTAACAGCAGCCAGCAATGAATAA
- a CDS encoding polysaccharide deacetylase family protein gives MKLKSSPVMRRSLQWVAQGLSQFASQKRLAILIYHRVLAEPTGRGASIIDASTFRWQMDLIREHFNVLPFSEALELLQHNNLPPRAVAVTFDDGYADNATVALPILQELQIPATFFIATGFLNGGCMWNDQVSESIYHTDQTDISLTDLRLQNLSLHSMADRDQATQYLLKQLKYRSFEQRQQLVAEVVKRSGVVLPKDLMMTSSQVKQLHQAGMEVGAHTCNHPILQKVNKQQAEKEIADSKQQLEAIIGEPVTLFAYPNGRPKQDYGIEHVKMMRRLGFKAAVTTAWGVATAHSDIYQLPRFMPWDKQPDKFMARLVFQYRRTHPELAA, from the coding sequence ATGAAGTTGAAATCGTCTCCAGTCATGCGTCGCTCCCTTCAGTGGGTAGCTCAAGGGTTAAGTCAATTTGCTAGTCAGAAGAGGCTAGCGATCTTGATTTATCATCGGGTTTTAGCTGAGCCTACAGGAAGAGGAGCTAGTATTATTGATGCGAGCACCTTCCGATGGCAGATGGACTTGATCAGAGAGCACTTTAATGTGCTGCCTTTTAGCGAGGCGCTAGAGTTGTTGCAGCATAACAATCTACCACCCAGAGCTGTTGCGGTGACCTTTGATGATGGTTATGCAGATAATGCGACAGTAGCACTGCCTATCTTGCAGGAGCTACAAATACCAGCCACTTTCTTTATTGCTACAGGTTTTCTGAATGGTGGCTGTATGTGGAATGATCAGGTTTCAGAGTCTATCTATCACACAGACCAAACGGATATCTCATTAACTGATTTAAGGCTGCAAAATCTCTCTCTACACTCCATGGCTGATCGAGATCAAGCCACGCAATATTTATTAAAACAACTAAAATATCGATCGTTTGAACAACGCCAACAATTGGTGGCAGAAGTTGTAAAACGGTCCGGTGTAGTGTTGCCAAAAGACTTGATGATGACTTCAAGTCAGGTCAAACAGTTACATCAAGCTGGCATGGAAGTGGGAGCACACACTTGTAATCACCCGATACTTCAAAAGGTGAATAAACAGCAGGCAGAAAAAGAGATTGCTGATAGTAAACAACAGTTAGAGGCTATTATTGGTGAGCCTGTTACATTATTTGCTTACCCTAATGGCAGACCTAAACAAGACTATGGTATTGAGCATGTGAAAATGATGCGACGGTTGGGGTTTAAGGCGGCTGTAACAACCGCCTGGGGTGTGGCAACTGCTCATAGTGACATATATCAGCTACCTCGCTTTATGCCTTGGGATAAACAGCCTGATAAGTTTATGGCGAGGCTAGTGTTTCAATATCGCAGGACTCATCCAGAGCTAGCAGCTTAG
- a CDS encoding TIGR04063 family PEP-CTERM/XrtA system glycosyltransferase, which yields MRVLHILDHSIPLHSGYTFRTRSILLHQRQLGWETFHLTSPKQGTVSLLQETVDGLDFYRTPPLSHWLSKIPVVSQLAIIPILAKRIQQVAQEIKPDLIHAHSPALNGAAAWLAGKKLNIPVVYEVRAFWEDAAVDHGTSVEGGIRYKLTRALETFVLKRVQGLTTICEGLKLEMTGRSQDLVPVTVIPNAVDTERFQPLLEKQHAILTKHQLQDKLVLGFIGSFYAYEGLDTLIKAMPELVAAIPNSCLLLVGGGPEEAKLKEMAANSPVEDKIIMVDRVPHNQVQDYYSVVDLFVYPRKSMRLTELVTPLKPLEAMAQHKLVVASDVGGHRELIQHGHNGLLFKKDDTSDLVAKIKAIQTNREQWQQILQNGRHYVETERTWERSVSHYQNVYQQALAQMAS from the coding sequence ATGCGTGTATTACATATTCTTGATCATTCAATACCATTGCATAGTGGTTATACTTTTCGTACACGTTCTATTTTATTACATCAGCGACAGTTGGGTTGGGAAACCTTTCATTTAACTAGTCCTAAGCAAGGGACAGTGTCATTATTGCAGGAGACAGTTGACGGATTAGACTTTTACCGTACCCCACCATTATCTCATTGGCTAAGTAAAATCCCTGTGGTTAGTCAACTAGCAATTATTCCAATATTAGCTAAACGAATTCAGCAAGTAGCACAGGAAATAAAGCCAGACTTAATCCATGCCCACTCGCCAGCGTTAAATGGTGCGGCAGCCTGGCTGGCGGGTAAAAAGTTAAATATTCCTGTTGTGTATGAAGTGAGAGCTTTTTGGGAAGATGCGGCGGTTGATCATGGCACCTCTGTAGAAGGGGGAATACGATATAAATTGACCCGGGCACTAGAGACATTTGTGTTAAAGCGAGTACAAGGATTAACTACCATTTGTGAAGGACTGAAGTTGGAAATGACTGGACGAAGCCAAGACCTAGTGCCTGTTACAGTCATCCCCAATGCAGTGGATACTGAACGGTTTCAACCATTACTCGAAAAACAGCACGCTATTTTAACTAAACACCAGTTGCAGGATAAGTTGGTATTGGGCTTTATTGGCTCTTTTTATGCCTATGAAGGCTTGGACACCCTCATTAAAGCCATGCCTGAACTGGTTGCTGCAATACCCAACAGTTGTTTGCTATTGGTGGGAGGTGGCCCTGAAGAAGCAAAATTAAAGGAAATGGCTGCCAATAGCCCCGTCGAAGATAAAATAATTATGGTTGATCGGGTGCCCCATAACCAGGTGCAAGATTATTACAGTGTAGTAGATTTGTTTGTTTACCCTCGTAAGTCAATGCGGTTAACGGAGTTGGTTACGCCTTTGAAGCCACTTGAAGCAATGGCGCAGCATAAGTTAGTTGTTGCATCTGATGTGGGTGGGCATCGTGAACTGATTCAACATGGTCATAATGGACTGTTGTTTAAAAAAGATGATACAAGTGACCTGGTTGCGAAAATTAAAGCGATTCAAACTAATCGTGAACAATGGCAACAAATATTACAAAATGGGCGTCACTATGTAGAAACGGAGCGTACCTGGGAACGTAGTGTCAGTCATTATCAGAATGTTTATCAGCAAGCATTAGCCCAAATGGCCAGTTAA